A genomic region of Pseudomonas sp. MPC6 contains the following coding sequences:
- a CDS encoding IS110 family transposase encodes MAMSVSRSVVGVDVAKAEVVVYQADTDLLLAVSNDKPSLTKWLKTLPANSAIAIEATNIYHLDTVELAHAMGHTVYVIDGFRLSNYRKGVGGRAKTDASDARLLARYLKNEEEELRPWSPPPKVYTKLQSLLRRRATLVQARVSLTQSWNDEPLLKAAFKQQIAAMGRLDLLIQKKLLDVVKEAGLLEQVKRCQAVEGVGFLTATALTMAFQRGDFASGDAYIAFLGMDLRVSDSGQMNGRRKLTKKGDSEIRRLLHNAAMAASRSKTWKPFYERYLERGLKTTQVLVILARKLARVAFALMKNQSEYQPNPVFGASPQT; translated from the coding sequence GTGGCAATGAGTGTCTCGCGTTCTGTAGTCGGAGTGGATGTCGCCAAGGCCGAAGTGGTGGTCTATCAGGCCGACACGGATCTGCTGTTGGCCGTGTCAAACGATAAACCGTCTCTTACAAAGTGGCTGAAAACGTTACCTGCAAACAGCGCCATCGCTATTGAAGCCACCAATATCTATCACCTGGATACGGTTGAGCTGGCTCATGCAATGGGACATACCGTCTATGTCATCGACGGCTTCCGTTTGAGTAATTACCGCAAAGGAGTGGGTGGCCGCGCCAAAACAGATGCCAGCGACGCCCGTTTACTGGCGCGTTACTTGAAGAACGAAGAGGAAGAGCTACGTCCTTGGAGCCCGCCGCCGAAGGTCTATACCAAGCTTCAAAGCCTGCTTCGAAGACGAGCGACATTGGTCCAGGCGCGTGTCAGTTTGACTCAAAGCTGGAACGACGAACCGCTGCTGAAAGCGGCATTCAAACAACAGATCGCTGCCATGGGCCGATTGGATTTACTCATCCAGAAGAAGCTGTTGGACGTCGTAAAAGAGGCGGGTCTGCTCGAGCAAGTCAAACGCTGCCAGGCCGTAGAGGGGGTCGGTTTTCTTACCGCCACCGCACTGACGATGGCATTTCAACGCGGCGATTTCGCCAGTGGTGACGCCTATATCGCGTTTCTTGGAATGGATTTGAGAGTCTCTGATTCGGGGCAGATGAACGGACGTCGAAAGCTGACCAAGAAAGGTGACTCAGAGATACGGCGCCTGCTGCATAACGCGGCGATGGCTGCCAGTCGCTCAAAGACCTGGAAGCCGTTTTACGAACGCTATCTGGAGCGGGGATTAAAGACGACTCAAGTGCTGGTCATCCTGGCTCGCAAGCTGGCACGGGTGGCATTCGCCCTGATGAAGAACCAGAGCGAATATCAGCCAAATCCAGTTTTTGGGGCTTCCCCCCAAACATAG
- a CDS encoding spore maturation protein: MLNGLWLGFFVVAAVSALAQWLIGGNAGIFAAMVESIFAMAKLSVEVMVLLFGTLTLWLGFLRIAEKAGIVEWLAKALGPLFLRLMPEVPAGHPAIGLITLNFAANGLGLDNAATPIGLKAMKALQELNPSATIASNAQILFLVLNASSLTLLPVTIFMYRAQQGAPDPTLVFLPILLATSCSTLVGLLSVAVMQRLRLWDPVVLAYLIPGALILGGFMALLATLSATALAGLSSILGNLTLFGLIMLFLVIGALRKVKVYEAFVEGAKEGFDVAKNLLPYLVAMLCAVGVLRASGALDFGLDGIRHLVEWAGWDTRFVDALPTAMVKPFSGSAARAMLIETMQTSGVDSFPALVAATLQGSTETTFYVLAVYFGAVGIQRARHAVGCALLAELAGVLGAIGVCYWFFG, translated from the coding sequence ATGCTCAATGGCCTGTGGCTCGGCTTCTTCGTCGTGGCAGCCGTATCGGCGCTGGCGCAGTGGTTGATCGGTGGCAACGCCGGGATCTTCGCGGCGATGGTGGAAAGCATTTTCGCCATGGCCAAATTGTCGGTCGAGGTCATGGTCTTGTTGTTCGGCACCCTCACCCTCTGGCTGGGCTTTCTGCGGATCGCCGAGAAAGCCGGCATCGTCGAGTGGCTGGCCAAGGCGTTGGGGCCATTGTTCCTGCGGCTGATGCCGGAAGTGCCGGCCGGTCACCCCGCCATCGGCCTGATCACGCTCAACTTCGCCGCCAATGGCCTGGGCCTGGATAACGCCGCCACGCCGATCGGCCTCAAGGCCATGAAGGCGCTGCAGGAGCTCAACCCCAGCGCCACCATTGCCAGCAATGCCCAGATCCTGTTCCTGGTGCTTAACGCCTCTTCCCTGACCCTGTTGCCGGTGACGATCTTCATGTACCGCGCCCAGCAAGGTGCGCCCGATCCGACGCTGGTGTTCCTGCCGATCCTGCTGGCGACCAGTTGCTCGACGCTGGTTGGTCTGTTGTCAGTGGCGGTGATGCAACGCCTGCGCCTGTGGGACCCGGTGGTGCTCGCGTACCTGATTCCCGGAGCCCTGATACTGGGTGGCTTCATGGCGCTGCTGGCGACGCTCTCGGCGACCGCTCTGGCCGGCCTGTCATCGATCCTCGGCAACCTGACGCTGTTCGGGCTGATCATGCTGTTCCTGGTGATCGGTGCGTTGCGCAAGGTGAAGGTCTACGAGGCGTTCGTCGAAGGCGCCAAAGAAGGCTTCGATGTGGCGAAGAACCTGCTGCCGTATCTGGTCGCGATGCTCTGCGCCGTCGGCGTGCTGCGGGCATCCGGGGCGCTGGATTTTGGTCTGGACGGAATTCGGCATCTGGTGGAGTGGGCCGGTTGGGACACGCGCTTCGTCGATGCCTTGCCGACCGCCATGGTCAAGCCGTTTTCGGGCAGTGCGGCCCGGGCGATGCTGATCGAAACCATGCAGACGTCCGGGGTAGACAGCTTCCCGGCATTGGTGGCGGCGACGTTACAGGGCAGTACTGAAACGACTTTCTATGTACTGGCGGTGTACTTCGGTGCAGTGGGCATCCAGCGCGCGCGGCATGCGGTGGGGTGTGCGTTGCTGGCGGAACTGGCCGGGGTGCTTGGTGCCATCGGGGTCTGTTACTGGTTCTTCGGCTGA
- the gltP gene encoding glutamate/aspartate:proton symporter GltP — translation MKKAKLSLAWQILIGLVLGIAIGALLNHFSAEKAWWISNVLQPAGDIFIRLIKMIVIPIVVSSLIVGIAGVGDAKKLGSIGLKTILYFEIVTTIAIVVGLVLANVFQPGTGIDMSTLGTVDISKYQATAAEVQHEHAFIETILNLIPSNIFAAIARGEMLPIIFFSVLFGLGLSSLKPDLRDPLVKMFQGVSESMFKVTHMIMSYAPIGVFALIAVTVANFGFASLLPLAKLVLLVYFAIAFFAFMVLGLIARLFGFSVIKLMRIFKDELVLAYSTASSETVLPRVIEKMEAYGAPKAICSFVVPTGYSFNLDGSTLYQSIAAIFIAQLYGIDLSISQQLLLVLTLMVTSKGIAGVPGVSFVVLLATLGSVGIPLEGLAFIAGVDRIMDMARTALNVIGNALAVLVISRWEGMYDDAKGQRYWNSLPHWRSKEKLPAGEISNN, via the coding sequence ATGAAGAAGGCAAAGCTTAGCCTCGCCTGGCAGATCCTAATCGGTCTGGTATTGGGGATTGCAATCGGTGCGCTGCTCAACCATTTCAGTGCCGAAAAAGCCTGGTGGATCAGTAACGTTCTGCAACCGGCAGGCGATATCTTTATCCGTCTGATCAAGATGATCGTGATCCCGATCGTGGTCTCCTCGTTGATCGTCGGTATCGCCGGTGTCGGCGATGCGAAGAAGCTCGGCAGCATCGGCCTGAAGACCATCCTCTACTTCGAAATCGTGACCACGATTGCCATCGTCGTCGGCCTGGTCCTGGCCAATGTGTTCCAACCGGGTACCGGCATCGACATGAGTACGCTGGGTACCGTCGATATTTCCAAGTACCAGGCCACAGCCGCCGAGGTGCAGCATGAACACGCGTTCATCGAAACCATCCTCAACCTGATCCCGTCGAACATCTTCGCGGCCATCGCCCGTGGCGAGATGCTGCCGATCATCTTCTTCTCGGTGTTGTTCGGCCTCGGCCTGTCGAGCCTCAAACCCGACTTGCGCGACCCGCTGGTGAAGATGTTCCAGGGCGTGTCGGAAAGCATGTTCAAAGTCACCCACATGATCATGAGCTACGCCCCGATCGGCGTTTTCGCACTGATCGCGGTGACCGTGGCCAACTTTGGCTTCGCCTCCCTGCTGCCGCTGGCCAAACTGGTGCTCCTGGTTTACTTCGCCATCGCCTTCTTCGCCTTCATGGTGCTGGGCTTGATCGCTCGCCTGTTCGGTTTCTCGGTGATCAAGCTGATGCGAATCTTCAAGGATGAGCTGGTGCTGGCTTACTCCACCGCCAGCTCCGAAACCGTGCTGCCACGTGTCATCGAGAAGATGGAAGCCTACGGCGCACCGAAAGCCATCTGCAGCTTCGTGGTACCGACCGGTTACTCGTTCAACCTCGACGGCTCGACCCTGTACCAGAGCATTGCGGCGATTTTCATTGCCCAGCTGTACGGCATCGACCTGTCCATCAGCCAGCAATTGCTGCTGGTGCTGACGTTGATGGTCACCTCCAAAGGCATCGCCGGCGTGCCGGGTGTGTCCTTCGTGGTGCTGCTGGCCACATTGGGCAGCGTGGGTATTCCATTGGAAGGCCTGGCGTTCATCGCCGGTGTCGACCGCATCATGGACATGGCCCGTACCGCACTGAACGTGATCGGCAACGCGTTGGCCGTATTGGTCATCTCCCGTTGGGAAGGCATGTACGACGACGCCAAGGGCCAGCGCTACTGGAACTCCCTGCCGCACTGGCGCAGCAAGGAAAAATTGCCGGCTGGCGAGATTTCCAACAACTGA
- a CDS encoding inhibitor of vertebrate lysozyme family protein — translation MSVSFKTLAAALLLGGSAMTMAANDGQTRVNELLSADPQYRETWQGVVKKEERLPEWVMNLSGAAEQMNAVEEDGDQYLVGPLCESQSTCLNNRLIVSVSFDKKHAYAMLVEVPAGLPADKSPTRHANYRFLGEPDQGMQDLLMEQLKKDPNWY, via the coding sequence ATGAGCGTTTCCTTCAAGACACTGGCAGCCGCCCTGCTCTTGGGCGGTAGTGCCATGACCATGGCCGCCAATGATGGCCAGACGCGGGTCAACGAGCTTTTGAGCGCCGACCCGCAATACCGTGAGACCTGGCAAGGCGTTGTGAAGAAAGAAGAACGCCTGCCGGAATGGGTAATGAACCTGTCCGGCGCTGCCGAGCAAATGAACGCGGTTGAAGAAGACGGCGACCAGTATCTGGTGGGGCCGCTTTGCGAGTCGCAGTCCACATGCCTGAATAATCGATTGATAGTCTCCGTCAGCTTCGACAAAAAGCATGCCTACGCTATGCTGGTTGAAGTGCCTGCGGGATTACCGGCTGACAAGTCGCCGACGCGCCACGCCAATTATCGTTTTCTGGGAGAACCAGACCAGGGTATGCAGGATCTGCTGATGGAACAGCTGAAGAAAGATCCTAACTGGTACTGA
- a CDS encoding DUF1328 domain-containing protein translates to MLSWAITFLIIAIIAAVLGFGGIAGTATGIAKILFVVFLVMFIASFFFGRRGRG, encoded by the coding sequence ATGTTGAGCTGGGCAATCACATTCTTGATCATTGCCATCATCGCCGCAGTACTGGGCTTCGGTGGTATCGCGGGCACCGCCACGGGTATCGCCAAGATTCTCTTTGTCGTGTTCTTGGTGATGTTCATTGCTTCGTTCTTCTTTGGCCGCCGCGGTCGAGGCTGA
- the algB gene encoding sigma-54-dependent response regulator transcription factor AlgB, translated as MESATEHQGRILLVDDESAILRTFRYCLEDEGYSVATANSAAQADALLQRQVFDLCFLDLRLGEDNGLDVLAQMRIQAPWMRVVIVTAHSAVDTAVDAIQAGAADYLVKPCSPDQLRLATAKQLEVRQLSARLEALEGEVRKPKDGLDSHSPAMKVVLETARQVASTDANILILGESGTGKGELSQAIHGWSKRAKKSCVTINCPSLTAELMESELFGHSRGAFTGASESTLGRVNQADGGTLFLDEIGDFPLTLQPKLLRFIQDKEYERVGDPVTRRADVRILAATNLNLEDMVRDGRFREDLLYRLNVITLHLPPLRERREDILNLADRFLARFVKEYARPARGFSDAAREALLSYRWPGNIRELRNVVERASIICPQERVEISHLGMAETPVNNAPRIGAALSLDELEKAHIGAVLATADTLDQAAKTLGIDASTLYRKRKQYNL; from the coding sequence ATGGAATCAGCCACTGAGCACCAAGGCCGCATTCTGCTGGTGGACGATGAGTCCGCCATCCTGCGTACTTTTCGCTACTGCCTTGAAGATGAAGGCTACAGCGTCGCTACGGCCAACAGCGCTGCACAAGCCGACGCGTTATTGCAACGTCAGGTCTTCGACTTGTGTTTCCTCGATTTGCGCCTGGGGGAAGACAATGGTCTCGATGTGTTGGCGCAAATGCGCATCCAGGCGCCGTGGATGCGTGTGGTCATCGTCACCGCGCACTCCGCGGTAGACACGGCAGTGGACGCGATCCAGGCCGGTGCCGCCGATTACCTGGTCAAACCGTGCAGCCCCGACCAACTGCGCCTGGCCACCGCCAAGCAACTGGAAGTGCGACAGCTGTCGGCCCGTCTGGAAGCCCTGGAAGGTGAAGTGCGCAAACCCAAGGATGGCCTGGACTCCCACAGCCCGGCGATGAAAGTGGTGCTCGAAACCGCCCGCCAGGTTGCCAGCACCGATGCCAACATTTTGATTCTTGGCGAGTCCGGTACCGGTAAAGGCGAGCTGTCCCAGGCCATACATGGCTGGAGCAAGCGCGCAAAGAAATCCTGCGTCACGATCAACTGTCCTTCCCTGACTGCCGAACTCATGGAAAGCGAGCTCTTCGGTCACAGCCGTGGTGCCTTCACCGGGGCCAGCGAAAGCACCTTGGGCCGTGTCAATCAGGCCGATGGCGGAACGCTGTTTCTTGACGAGATCGGCGACTTTCCCCTGACATTGCAGCCAAAGTTGCTGCGTTTTATCCAGGACAAGGAATACGAACGCGTCGGCGACCCGGTCACCCGCCGAGCCGATGTGCGAATTCTCGCGGCCACCAACCTCAATCTGGAGGACATGGTCCGTGACGGCCGTTTCCGTGAAGACCTCCTTTATCGCCTGAACGTGATCACCTTGCACCTGCCGCCCTTGCGGGAGCGCAGGGAAGACATCCTGAACCTGGCCGATCGTTTTCTGGCTCGTTTCGTCAAGGAATACGCGCGTCCGGCGCGGGGTTTCAGCGATGCGGCCCGAGAAGCACTGCTCAGCTACCGCTGGCCGGGCAACATCCGCGAGCTGCGGAACGTGGTGGAGCGGGCGAGCATTATCTGTCCGCAAGAGCGGGTAGAGATCAGCCACCTGGGCATGGCCGAAACCCCGGTCAACAACGCGCCTCGTATCGGTGCCGCGTTGAGTCTGGATGAGTTGGAGAAGGCTCATATCGGCGCCGTCCTGGCCACCGCCGACACGCTGGACCAAGCCGCCAAGACGTTGGGCATCGACGCTTCGACGCTGTACCGCAAACGCAAGCAGTACAACCTGTGA
- a CDS encoding ATP-binding protein, translating to MKLAMKLRTRLFLSISALITVALLGLLLGLVSVMQMAGTQEALIRNNFVTLDLGLKLRQTLGDQLIIMLNEHPDPAAFEQSRQHYYRLLDEGIALTDAGNDVQYGFAQAKADYQRFMQAYDQTPEASRVLTGTSELTEKFNTLRNGLIVEHKRALEYINVIERQARERALLVAGLLGLVGLAVLIIGFVTAHAIARRFGEPIEALAQAADNIGQGNFEVTLPISSAEEMNQLTKRFGIMAEALREHQATNIDELLAGQQRLQAVLDSIDDGLLMIDREGQLEHLNPVAQRQLGWDTDRLGQGLGTALERPELDGQLQLVLRGGTLERAPEDLSVEVDGESRLLTYSLTPVSHTQGHILGAVMVLHDVTEQRAFERVRSEFVLRASHELRTPVTGMHMAFGLFRERAHFAQDSREADLLDTVNEEMQRLMQLINDLLNFSRYQNGLQKLTLAPCSIDDLLEQARERYAGVAVEKGISLLVEVQGPLPWLQADQPQLDRVLDNLIDNALRHTGTDGQIRLQARRHGERVIISVEDNGEGIAYGQQGRIFEPFVQVGRKKGGAGLGLALCKEIVQLHGGRMGVYSRPGQGTQFYMALAV from the coding sequence ATGAAACTGGCGATGAAGTTGCGCACTCGGCTGTTTCTGAGCATTTCTGCACTGATCACCGTCGCGCTGCTCGGGCTCTTGCTCGGGCTGGTCAGCGTGATGCAAATGGCGGGCACTCAGGAAGCGCTGATCCGGAACAACTTCGTCACCCTCGACCTGGGGCTGAAATTGCGCCAGACCCTTGGCGACCAGTTGATCATCATGCTCAACGAGCATCCGGATCCTGCTGCATTCGAGCAGTCCAGGCAGCACTATTATCGGTTGCTGGATGAAGGCATTGCCCTTACCGATGCCGGCAATGACGTCCAATACGGTTTTGCACAGGCCAAGGCTGACTACCAGCGCTTCATGCAGGCGTACGACCAGACACCAGAAGCGTCGCGCGTGTTGACCGGTACCAGTGAACTCACCGAAAAATTCAATACGCTGCGCAATGGCTTGATCGTCGAGCACAAGCGCGCGCTGGAATACATCAATGTCATCGAGCGCCAGGCCCGGGAGCGGGCGCTGCTGGTGGCCGGTCTGCTTGGGCTGGTGGGGTTGGCGGTGCTGATCATCGGTTTCGTGACCGCGCACGCCATCGCCCGGCGTTTCGGCGAACCGATAGAGGCCTTGGCCCAGGCGGCGGATAACATCGGGCAAGGCAATTTCGAAGTGACCCTGCCTATTTCTTCGGCAGAGGAAATGAACCAGCTGACCAAACGCTTCGGGATCATGGCCGAGGCCCTGCGCGAGCATCAGGCGACCAATATCGACGAGCTGCTCGCCGGTCAGCAGCGTTTACAGGCGGTACTCGACAGCATCGACGACGGGTTGCTGATGATCGACCGCGAAGGGCAGTTGGAACACCTCAACCCCGTGGCACAGCGTCAATTGGGTTGGGACACCGATCGGCTCGGCCAGGGGCTGGGCACCGCGCTGGAGCGCCCCGAGCTTGATGGACAGCTGCAACTGGTGCTGCGCGGCGGGACCCTGGAGCGGGCCCCGGAAGACTTGAGCGTCGAGGTCGATGGTGAGTCGCGATTGTTGACGTATAGCCTGACCCCCGTCAGCCATACCCAGGGCCATATTCTCGGCGCCGTGATGGTGTTGCATGACGTCACCGAGCAGCGTGCATTTGAACGGGTACGCAGCGAGTTCGTGTTGCGCGCTTCCCATGAGTTGCGCACACCGGTCACCGGGATGCATATGGCGTTCGGCCTGTTCCGCGAGCGCGCGCATTTCGCCCAGGACTCCCGTGAAGCCGATCTGCTGGACACCGTGAATGAAGAGATGCAGCGCTTGATGCAGTTGATCAACGACCTGCTGAACTTCTCCCGCTATCAGAACGGATTGCAGAAACTCACCCTGGCGCCGTGTTCCATCGACGATTTGCTGGAGCAGGCTCGGGAACGTTATGCCGGCGTGGCGGTGGAGAAGGGCATCAGCCTGTTGGTGGAAGTGCAGGGCCCATTGCCCTGGCTGCAGGCCGATCAGCCTCAGCTGGACCGGGTGCTCGATAACCTGATCGACAATGCCTTGCGCCATACCGGCACCGACGGGCAGATACGCTTGCAGGCTCGGCGTCATGGGGAGCGGGTGATCATCAGCGTTGAAGACAACGGCGAAGGCATTGCCTACGGCCAGCAGGGGCGGATCTTCGAACCCTTTGTCCAGGTCGGCCGCAAAAAGGGCGGTGCCGGGCTCGGCCTCGCGCTGTGCAAGGAAATCGTGCAGTTGCATGGCGGTCGGATGGGTGTCTATTCGCGGCCGGGGCAGGGCACTCAGTTCTATATGGCGTTGGCGGTGTAA
- a CDS encoding EAL domain-containing protein, whose protein sequence is MPAAKETLRRWFYRPWFLAMLAAALSATLLMTGSLFVAMHQVEQSESEEMNAQGERFLARLEQLFGQLRESLDDLEAQPLRGCDDEMIATLQQVSFNYRFVYEAAYRDDSRICSNRPRQEGLSLLRPPDIKGPTYSYWLNTTTEPDENRAALMLGRGNFRVATSRGHLTDMVDLSPGSSLLVVLDHGTRAIPVLGVSQAWPPTEPWPPKSPDALQVTHTRLIYRMPTNNPEYQLVLITPRTGMHVPAVWWWLLPASLALGICVGFLVFLLVKQRQSMDAELTGAIRRGELQVLYQPIFDLDSRNCVGAEALLRWRRPDGTLTSPDLFIPMAENTGQIRQMTDFVLQRLLEQLGHLLRANPQLYISVNLAACDVMVPRIGQVMARLLTLHRVAAKQIAFEVTERGLIDVVVARENLQALRDVGHQVLIDDFGTGYCSLAYLQTLPVDCLKIDKAFIDALGHDAASSGVAPHIIHMAQALQLKVIAEGIEHEAQAAFLSSEGVKYGQGWLFAHALSAVQFIELITRGRRLAGRRLDDEA, encoded by the coding sequence ATGCCTGCTGCTAAAGAGACATTACGTCGATGGTTCTATCGCCCTTGGTTTTTGGCGATGTTGGCTGCTGCCTTGAGCGCAACCCTGCTAATGACAGGCAGTCTGTTTGTGGCCATGCATCAAGTCGAGCAAAGCGAAAGCGAGGAAATGAACGCCCAGGGCGAACGCTTCCTGGCCCGTCTGGAGCAGCTGTTCGGCCAGTTGCGTGAAAGCCTCGACGACCTCGAAGCGCAGCCGCTGCGGGGCTGCGACGACGAGATGATCGCGACCTTGCAGCAAGTCAGTTTCAATTACCGTTTCGTTTACGAAGCGGCTTATCGGGACGACTCGCGGATCTGCTCCAACCGACCCCGCCAGGAAGGGCTGTCGCTGCTACGGCCGCCGGATATCAAGGGCCCCACCTATAGCTATTGGCTGAACACCACCACCGAGCCTGATGAAAACCGTGCCGCGCTGATGCTCGGGCGCGGTAATTTTCGCGTCGCGACCTCCCGCGGGCATTTGACTGATATGGTCGACCTGTCGCCCGGAAGCAGCCTGTTGGTGGTACTCGACCACGGCACGCGGGCGATTCCGGTACTGGGTGTGTCGCAGGCCTGGCCACCGACCGAACCCTGGCCCCCGAAAAGTCCCGATGCGCTGCAAGTCACGCACACACGCTTGATTTACCGCATGCCCACCAACAATCCGGAATACCAGCTTGTACTTATAACGCCGCGTACCGGCATGCACGTGCCTGCGGTCTGGTGGTGGCTGTTGCCAGCCAGCCTGGCGCTGGGCATCTGCGTGGGTTTTCTGGTGTTCCTGCTGGTCAAGCAGCGACAGTCGATGGATGCCGAACTGACTGGCGCCATTCGGCGAGGCGAGTTGCAGGTGTTGTATCAACCGATTTTCGACCTCGACAGCCGCAATTGTGTCGGGGCAGAAGCCTTGCTCCGCTGGCGCAGACCGGATGGCACCCTGACCAGCCCCGACCTGTTCATCCCCATGGCCGAAAACACCGGCCAGATCCGCCAGATGACCGACTTCGTCCTGCAGCGCCTGCTTGAGCAGCTTGGTCATTTATTGCGGGCCAATCCGCAGTTGTACATCTCGGTCAACCTCGCAGCCTGCGACGTCATGGTGCCGCGTATCGGCCAAGTGATGGCGCGCTTGCTGACGTTGCATCGGGTCGCGGCCAAGCAGATCGCGTTCGAGGTCACCGAACGGGGCTTGATCGATGTGGTGGTGGCCCGGGAAAACCTGCAGGCCTTGCGCGATGTCGGGCATCAGGTACTGATCGACGACTTCGGCACCGGCTATTGCAGCCTCGCCTACCTGCAAACCCTGCCGGTGGATTGCCTGAAGATCGACAAGGCGTTTATCGACGCGCTTGGCCATGACGCCGCCAGCAGTGGCGTGGCACCGCACATCATTCACATGGCCCAGGCCCTGCAACTGAAAGTGATTGCCGAGGGCATCGAACATGAAGCGCAAGCGGCGTTTCTGAGCAGCGAAGGGGTGAAATATGGTCAGGGCTGGCTGTTCGCCCATGCGTTGAGCGCTGTGCAGTTCATTGAACTGATCACCCGTGGCCGCCGGCTGGCGGGCAGACGCCTGGATGACGAAGCGTGA